GCTGGGGATCCGGGTGGTGCGGGCCTTTGGCCGGCAGCGCCAGGAGCGGGAGAGGTTCCGCCAGGAGACAGACGCCCTCTATGGGAAACAGATCTTCGTAGGGAAGATCTCCGCCCTCTTAAATCCCCTTACCTATGTGATCATCAACCTTGGCATTATCGCCGTCCTGTATTTCGGCGGACGCCAGGTGGATACCGGAAGCCTGACCCAGGGCCAGGTGATCGCTCTTATCAACTATATGTCCCAGATCCTGACGGAACTGGTGAAACTGGCCAACCTGATCATCCTGCTCTCAAGGGCTCTGGCAAGCCTGGGCCGGATCAATGTGATCTTCGGCGTTACCCCCTCCATCCCGGAGGAAGGCGCAGACGTTCCAGAGTCCGCCTCTTCTCAGTCTCCCGCTCTTTCCTTTGAGCATGTAGGCTTCACCTATGAAGGAGCCTCCAGCGAGACGCTCCGGGATATCAGCTTCTCCCTGCAGCCCGGCGAGATCCTTGGCATCATCGGCGGAACCGGCTCAGGAAAATCCACGCTGGCCAACCTGATCCCCCGGTTCTATGATTGTACCTCCGGAACCATCCGCCTGTTTGGCCGGGACATCAAGACTCTGCGCCCCGCCTCCATCCACAGACGGATCGGCGTGGTGCCCCAGAAGGCAGTCGTCTTCTCCGGCTCCCTGCGGGAAAACATGCGCTGGGCCAAAAAGGACGCTACCGACCAGGAGATCTACCGGGCGCTTGATATCGCCCAGGCCCGGGAATTCGTAGACCTTAAGGAACAGGGACTGGATCTTAAGATCCAGCAGGGGGGCAGCAATCTCTCCGGCGGCCAGAAGCAGCGTCTTACCATCGCACGGGCACTGGTGGGACAGCCGGACATCCTGATCCTGGACGACAGCGCCTCCGCGCTGGACTTCGCCACCGACGCCAGGCTCCGCAGAGCCATCCGGGAAAATACGGAAAATATGACGGTGGTCATCATCTCCCAGCGGGTCTCCGCCATCCAGGGCGCTGACCACATCCTGGTGCTCTACGACGGCGCGCCCGCCGGCTACGGCACTCACGAAGAGCTGCTCTCTTCCAGCCAGGTCTACCAGGAGATCTGCGCGTCCCAGTCCGCCGGGAAATCAAAAGGAAAGAAGGCCACAGCCAATGCGTAATACTACCGGAAACGACAAAAATCGACAGACTCTCAGACGGATCCTTCGCTATATCCGTCCCTACTGGCCTCTGGTGATCCTCTCCCTTCTTCTGTCTGCCCTGACGGTAGGGCTGACCCTCTATGTCCCCATCCTCACCGGGCGGGGCGTGGATTATATCATCGGGAAAGACCAGGTGAATTTCACCGGGCTTCTGGCCGTGATCACAGGGATTCTGATCTCTGTGGCCGTCACCGCTGTTGCCCAGTGGATCATGAACCATATCAACAATAAGATCACCTATCGGGTTGTCCGGGATCTGCGGGTCCAGGCCTTCGACCACCTGGAAGAGCTTCCTCTGTCCTATGTGGACCGGCATTCCTCCGGGGATCTTATAAGCCGGATCGTCACAGATATCGATCAGTTCTCCGATGGGCTGCTTCTGGGATTCACTCAGCTCTTCACCGGCGTAGCCACCATTGTGGGCACCATCGCCTTCATGCTGAGCATCAATCCCTGGACCACCCTGATCGTGGTGGCGTTAAGCCCCCTTTCCTTTGTGGTGGCAAACTTTGTATCCAGGAAATCTTTTACCATGTTCAAGAAACAGTCGGAAACCCGGGGAGAACTGACTGGATTTACCAGTGAAATGCTGGGAGGGTTAAAAGTAGTGCAGGCATTCGGCCATCAGGAGGAGGCCTGCCGGGAATTTGATGAGATCAACCGGCAGCTTGCCCAGTATTCCTTGAAGGCTACGTTTTTCTCCTCCATCACCAACCCCACCACCCGGTTCATGTATTCCGCCATCTACGCCGGCGTAGCCATCGTAGGCTGCTTCTCAACCATAGCAGGGGCCCTTACAGTTGGGCAACTCTCCAGCTTCTTAAGCTACACCAACCAGTACACCAAGCCCTTTAACGACATCACCAGCGTGCTGACGGAATTTCAGAATTCCATTGCCTCCGCCGCCCGGGTCTTTGAGCTTCTGGACGAGCCTGCCGCCCCGGCGGAACCGGCGGATGCAGTCGTTCTGTCAGAGCCGGAAGGACGGATCCTCCTTAATCAGGTTGACTTCTCCTACACACCGGAAGTTCCCCTGATCCAGAATCTGAACCTGTCTGTGGAGCCTGGACTGCGTATCGCCATTGTCGGTCCCACCGGCTGCGGAAAGACTACCCTTATCAACCTGCTGATGCGCTTCTACGACGTGCAGGCGGGTTCCATCCAGGTGGACGGCCACGATATCCGGCAGATCACCCGCCAGTCCCTGCGCACCAGCTACGGTATGGTACTCCAGGAGACCTGGCTTAAATCCGCCTCCATCCGGGACAACATTGCTTACGGGCGTCCGGATGCCACAGAGGATGAAGTGATCGAGGCAGCCAAGAAGGCCCATGCTCACAGCTTCATAAAGCGCATGCCGGAAGGCTACGACACCATTATCACGGAAGGCGGCGGCAACCTGTCCCAGGGGCAGAAGCAGTTACTGTGTATCGCCCGGATCATGCTGTGCCTGCCTCCTATGCTGATCCTGGACGAGGCTACCTCCTCCATCGATACCATGACGGAGATCCGTATCCAGCGGGCTTTTGAAACCCTGATGCAGGGACGCACCAGCTTCGTGGTGGCCCACCGGCTCTCCACCATCCAGACCGCGGATGTGATCCTGGTGATGGATCAGGGCCATATCATCGAGCAGGGAAACCATGAGGAACTGCTGGCAAAGAAAGGCTTCTACTACCGGCTCTACAACAGCCAGTTCGCGGTGGAAAACTAGATACAGAAAAATAAAACGCCCCGGGAATATATACCATTCCCGGGGCGCACCATTAAGATTATCCTATTTCTTCACTATTTTTAATTGATATCCCAATGCACTTAAAATATTACAAAAGCTTTTCAGACTCGGACTGTTTTCCCTTTTCTCAATCCGGGAAATAACCTGCTGCCTGCTTCCTGTCAGCCTTGCCAACTCCTCCTGCGTTATCTTCCCGGCTTTACGCAGTGCTGTCATCTCACCAATCAGGCGATATTCTTCCCGGCTGTCATCCCATAACTTTTTAAACTGCTCATCCTCTATCCGCTTCTGTTCAATTTTCTGTTCTATATCAACCTTTACAAAACCCATTTTTCTCCCTCGTTTTGCTGTTTTCTCCCCTCATTTTACAACTTATTTGTTGTTTTATCAATTGATTTTTCATATGCAAATTTACAATGGAAACAATGACTAAATCGTCAAGAATTTAAATGTTCTGATTTTGCAAGCGCAGAATGCCCCTGCAGACTTGTTCTAAATAATTCTACCGCAACCCATAGATCTGATACATGGACAGCATGTTCTGATACTGCATCTTATTCCCCATCAGCTGCCGGTAAGTAGCGCTTTTCTCCCTGCCCTCCGCCTTCAGCTTCTTCATCTTCTGATCCGCAGTCTCATAATTTTCTTCCACTGCTCTTAGCATCTTCTCAAATGCTTCCAACCGCTGTTCCTGCTCTGCTATCATCTTGCCACTCTCCTATTCCTTCCAGATCACAACTTCATTTTATCAATCTCCTGACAGAATGACAATGACATTTTTACAGTACTCTGTATAGCGTGTATCTTTCCAGTCTTCACCGTATTGACTGCGCCTCATCGTCCTGAAACGGGCAGCAAAAAAGGGACCTGCTTTATGCAGATCCCCTTTTCTACTCTTTCCTCTTAAGTTCTGATCGAACCAGCTTTTTATTCCTCGCCGTACAGTGTTACCAGCTTCTGCAGATAAGCATATCTGTCCATAGCCTCAGCCTCGTTCTTCGCGAACAGCTTCTCAGCCTTCTCCGGATTTGCTCTCTTCAGTGCGTTGTAACGAACCTCGCCGTCCAGGAATGCCTGATAGTCTTCCTGCTTAGGCTCTTTGCTGTCCAGAGTGAACTTGTTGCCTTCTGCGGCTGGATTGAACCGGAAGTTGTTCCAGTATCCGCACTCTACTGCCAGCTGTTCCTCGGTCTGAGCCTTGCTCATGCCCTTCTTGATACCGTGGTTGATACACGGAGCGTAAGCGATGATCAGAGACGGACCCGGATAAGCCTCAGCCTCTGCGATAGCCTTTACAGTCTGGTTGAAGTCAGCGCCCATAGCGATCTGAGCTACATATACATAACCGTAAGTCATGGCAATGCCGGCCAGGTCTTTCTTCTTGGTCTCTTTTCCGCCTGCAGCAAACTGAGCGGTAGCTCCTGTCTTGGTAGCCTTGGAAGACTGTCCGCCGGTGTTGGAGTAAACCTCGGTATCGAATACCATGATGTTGATATCTTCGCCGCTGGCCAGTACATGGTCAACGCCGCCGAATCCGATATCGTAAGCCCATCCGTCACCACCAAAGATCCACTGGGATTTCTTCGCCAGGAAGTCTTTGTTCTTCACAATGTCCTTGCAGGTCTCGCAGTCGCATCCCTCAAGAGCAGC
This window of the Massilistercora timonensis genome carries:
- a CDS encoding helix-turn-helix transcriptional regulator translates to MGFVKVDIEQKIEQKRIEDEQFKKLWDDSREEYRLIGEMTALRKAGKITQEELARLTGSRQQVISRIEKRENSPSLKSFCNILSALGYQLKIVKK
- a CDS encoding ABC transporter ATP-binding protein, yielding MRQLLRYLKPHPVITVLAPIFKMLEATFELFVPLVVAQMIDVGINENNGPYLWKMGGLLILLGVVGFSFSLTAQYFAAKSAVSAGTAIRSDLFAHINTFSYQEIDAIGTSTLINRMTNDVNQVQNGINMFLRLFLRSPFVVFGAMIMAFTVDVRAALPFAVTIPVLLVVVFAILLFSMPLYKKVQRQLDQVLLTTRENLLGIRVVRAFGRQRQERERFRQETDALYGKQIFVGKISALLNPLTYVIINLGIIAVLYFGGRQVDTGSLTQGQVIALINYMSQILTELVKLANLIILLSRALASLGRINVIFGVTPSIPEEGADVPESASSQSPALSFEHVGFTYEGASSETLRDISFSLQPGEILGIIGGTGSGKSTLANLIPRFYDCTSGTIRLFGRDIKTLRPASIHRRIGVVPQKAVVFSGSLRENMRWAKKDATDQEIYRALDIAQAREFVDLKEQGLDLKIQQGGSNLSGGQKQRLTIARALVGQPDILILDDSASALDFATDARLRRAIRENTENMTVVIISQRVSAIQGADHILVLYDGAPAGYGTHEELLSSSQVYQEICASQSAGKSKGKKATANA
- a CDS encoding ABC transporter ATP-binding protein, which produces MRNTTGNDKNRQTLRRILRYIRPYWPLVILSLLLSALTVGLTLYVPILTGRGVDYIIGKDQVNFTGLLAVITGILISVAVTAVAQWIMNHINNKITYRVVRDLRVQAFDHLEELPLSYVDRHSSGDLISRIVTDIDQFSDGLLLGFTQLFTGVATIVGTIAFMLSINPWTTLIVVALSPLSFVVANFVSRKSFTMFKKQSETRGELTGFTSEMLGGLKVVQAFGHQEEACREFDEINRQLAQYSLKATFFSSITNPTTRFMYSAIYAGVAIVGCFSTIAGALTVGQLSSFLSYTNQYTKPFNDITSVLTEFQNSIASAARVFELLDEPAAPAEPADAVVLSEPEGRILLNQVDFSYTPEVPLIQNLNLSVEPGLRIAIVGPTGCGKTTLINLLMRFYDVQAGSIQVDGHDIRQITRQSLRTSYGMVLQETWLKSASIRDNIAYGRPDATEDEVIEAAKKAHAHSFIKRMPEGYDTIITEGGGNLSQGQKQLLCIARIMLCLPPMLILDEATSSIDTMTEIRIQRAFETLMQGRTSFVVAHRLSTIQTADVILVMDQGHIIEQGNHEELLAKKGFYYRLYNSQFAVEN